The following are encoded together in the Ictidomys tridecemlineatus isolate mIctTri1 chromosome X, mIctTri1.hap1, whole genome shotgun sequence genome:
- the Porcn gene encoding protein-serine O-palmitoleoyltransferase porcupine isoform X4, whose product MVWVVLLSLLCYLVLFLCRHSSHRGVFLSVTILIYLLMGEMHMVDTVTWHKMRGAQMIVAMKAVSLGFDLDRGEVGAVPSPVEFMGYLYFVGTIVFGPWISFHSYLQAVQGRPLSRRWLQKVARSLALALLCLVLSTCVGPYLFPYFIPLDGDRLLRNKKRKARGTMVRWLRAYESAVSFHFSNYFVGFLSEATATLAGAGFTEEKDHLEWDLTVSKPLNVELPRSMVEVVTSWNLPMSYWLNNYVFKNALRLGTFSAVLVTYAASALLHGFSFHLAAVLLSLAFITYVEHVLRKRLARILSACVLSKRCLPDCSHRHRLKKYRQLPFVSYLVPMFITISPQFKVPPFLLLCLKARISPNLDALMVNSTLVLGYF is encoded by the exons ATGGTTTGGGTCGTgctgctcagcctcctgtgctaCCTCGTGTTGTTCCTCTGCCGACACTCTTCCCATCGCGGCGTCTTCCTCTCCGTCACCATCCTCATCTACCTACTCATGGG TGAGATGCACATGGTGGACACCGTGACATGGCACAAGATGCGAG GGGCCCAGATGATTGTGGCTATGAAGGCAGTGTCTCTGGGCTTCGATCTGGACCGGGGCGAGGTGGGTGCAGTGCCCTCACCTGTGGAGTTCATGGGCTACCTCTACTTCGTGGGCACCATCGTCTTTGGGCCCTGGATATCCTTCCACAGCTACCTACAGGCTGTCCAAGGCCGCCCACTG AGCCGCCGATGGCTGCAGAAGGTGGCCCGGAGCCTGGCGCTGGCCCTGCTGTGCCTTGTACTTTCCACTTGTGTGGGCCCCTACCTCTTTCCCTACTTCATCCCCCTTGATGGTGACCGCCTCCTTCGAAA CAAGAAACGCAAAGCCAG GGGCACCATGGTAAG GTGGCTGCGAGCCTATGAGAGTGCTGTCTCCTTCCACTTCAGCAACTATTTTGTGGGCTTTCTATCCGAGGCCACAGCCACGTTGGCAGGGGCTGGCTTCACGGAGGAAAAGGATCACCTTGAATG GGACCTAACAGTGTCTAAGCCACTGAACGTGGAATTGCCCCGGTCAATGGTGGAAGTTGTCACAAGCTGGAACCTGCCCATGTCTTACTGGCTAAATAATT ATGTTTTCAAGAATGCCCTCCGACTGGGGACCTTCTCAGCTGTGCTGGTCACCTATGCAGCCAGCGCCCTCCTGCAC GGCTTCAGCTTCCACCTGGCTGCAGTACTCCTGTCTCTGGCATTTATCACTTATGTGGAGCATG TCCTCCGGAAGCGCCTGGCTCGGATCCTCAGTGCCTGCGTCCTGTCCAAGCGGTGTTTGCCAGACTGTTCACACCGGCATCGCTTG AAGAAATACAGACAACTCCCATTCGTCTCCTACCTGGTACCAATGTTCATCACCATAAGCCCCCAGTTCAAAGTCCCACCATTTTTGCTCCTCTGCCTAAAGGCTCGCATCTCCCCCAACCTGGATGCTCTCATGGTTAACAGCACCCTTGTCCTTGGATACTTCTGA